From the genome of Actinacidiphila yeochonensis CN732, one region includes:
- the bldD gene encoding transcriptional regulator BldD — translation MSSDYAKQLGAKLRAIRTQQGLSLHGVEEKSQGRWKAVVVGSYERGDRAVTVQRLAELADFYGVPVQELLPGSTPGGAAEPPPKLVLDLERLAQVPPEKAGPLQRYAATIQSQRGDYNGKVLSIRQDDLRTLAVIYDQSPSVLTEQLISWGVLDADARRAVQHEEG, via the coding sequence ATGTCCAGCGATTACGCCAAGCAGCTCGGAGCCAAACTCCGGGCCATCCGCACGCAACAGGGCCTTTCTCTGCACGGTGTCGAGGAGAAGTCCCAGGGCCGCTGGAAGGCAGTGGTCGTGGGCTCCTACGAGCGCGGCGACCGTGCCGTGACCGTCCAGCGCCTTGCCGAGCTCGCCGACTTCTACGGCGTGCCGGTGCAGGAGCTGCTGCCGGGCAGCACCCCCGGCGGGGCCGCCGAGCCGCCGCCGAAGCTGGTGCTGGACCTGGAGCGCCTCGCCCAGGTGCCGCCGGAGAAGGCCGGCCCGCTGCAGCGCTACGCGGCCACCATCCAGAGCCAGCGCGGCGACTACAACGGCAAGGTGCTGTCGATCCGCCAGGACGACCTGCGCACCCTCGCGGTCATCTACGACCAGTCGCCTTCGGTCCTCACCGAGCAGCTGATCTCCTGGGGTGTGCTCGACGCCGACGCGCGTCGCGCCGTCCAGCACGAGGAGGGCTGA
- the pyrR gene encoding bifunctional pyr operon transcriptional regulator/uracil phosphoribosyltransferase PyrR, protein MVENHSSALPGSAEAPAGAQPPAARPVLEGPDIARVLTRIAHEIVERAKGAEDVMLLGIPTRGVFIARRLAAKLAEITGRTVPVGSLDTTMYRDDLRMRPPRALARTEIPGDRVDGRLVVLVDDVLFSGRTIRAALDALGDIGRPRAVQLAVLVDRGHRELPIRADYVGKNLPTSLRETVKVLLAEEDGRDSVLLGQKDPGATPREDAPRV, encoded by the coding sequence ATGGTCGAGAACCACAGCTCAGCCCTGCCCGGCTCCGCCGAGGCACCCGCCGGCGCCCAGCCGCCGGCCGCCCGACCCGTCCTGGAGGGGCCGGACATCGCCCGGGTGCTCACCCGGATCGCCCACGAGATCGTGGAGCGCGCCAAGGGCGCCGAGGACGTGATGCTCCTGGGCATCCCCACCCGCGGTGTCTTCATCGCCCGCCGGCTGGCCGCCAAGCTGGCCGAGATCACCGGGCGGACCGTGCCGGTCGGGTCGCTGGACACCACCATGTACCGCGACGACCTGCGGATGCGTCCGCCGCGCGCGCTCGCCCGCACCGAGATCCCGGGCGACCGGGTCGACGGCCGGCTGGTCGTCCTCGTCGACGACGTGCTCTTCTCCGGCCGCACCATCCGCGCCGCGCTCGACGCCCTCGGGGACATCGGCCGCCCGCGCGCGGTGCAGCTGGCCGTGCTGGTCGACCGCGGCCACCGCGAGCTGCCCATCCGCGCCGACTACGTCGGGAAGAACCTCCCCACCTCGCTGCGCGAGACGGTCAAGGTACTGCTCGCCGAGGAGGACGGCCGCGACAGCGTGCTGCTCGGCCAGAAGGACCCCGGCGCCACCCCGCGAGAGGACGCCCCGCGCGTCTAG
- a CDS encoding aspartate carbamoyltransferase catalytic subunit, with amino-acid sequence MNRHLISAADLSRDDALLVLDTAEEMARVADRPIKKLPTLRGRTVVNLFFEDSTRTRISFEAAAKRLSADVINFSAKGSSVSKGESLKDTALTLEAMGADAVVVRHHSSGAPHRLATSGWINSSVVNAGDGTHEHPTQALLDAFTLRRHLSGTGRDLAGRRVTVVGDVLHSRVARSNVLLLTTLGAEVTLVAPPTLLPIGVEQWPCEVSYDLDAVLAKSDAVMMLRVQRERMNAAFFPTEREYARRYGLDGRRMAALPEHAVVMHPGPMNRGMEITAEVADSPRCTAVEQVANGVSTRMAVLYLLLGGSEPALSTPRPESAANRTEENQ; translated from the coding sequence ATGAACCGCCACCTGATCTCGGCCGCCGACCTCAGCCGCGACGACGCCCTCCTCGTCCTCGACACCGCCGAGGAGATGGCCCGCGTCGCCGACCGGCCGATCAAGAAGCTCCCCACCCTGCGCGGCCGCACGGTGGTGAACCTGTTCTTCGAGGACTCCACCCGCACCCGCATCTCGTTCGAGGCCGCCGCCAAGCGGCTGTCCGCGGACGTCATCAACTTCTCCGCCAAGGGCTCCTCGGTCTCCAAGGGCGAGTCGCTCAAGGACACCGCCCTCACCCTGGAGGCCATGGGCGCCGACGCGGTGGTCGTCCGGCACCACTCCTCCGGCGCCCCGCACCGGCTGGCCACCTCCGGCTGGATCAACTCCTCCGTGGTCAACGCCGGCGACGGCACCCACGAGCACCCCACGCAGGCGCTCCTGGACGCCTTCACCCTGCGCCGCCACCTGTCCGGGACGGGCCGCGACCTGGCCGGCCGCCGGGTCACCGTCGTCGGCGACGTGCTGCACAGCCGGGTGGCCCGCTCCAACGTGCTGCTGCTGACCACCCTGGGCGCCGAGGTCACCCTGGTCGCCCCGCCCACCCTGCTGCCCATCGGCGTCGAGCAGTGGCCCTGCGAGGTCTCCTACGACCTCGACGCGGTCCTCGCCAAGTCCGACGCCGTGATGATGCTCCGGGTCCAGCGCGAGCGGATGAACGCCGCGTTCTTCCCGACCGAGCGGGAGTACGCCCGCCGCTACGGCCTGGACGGACGGCGGATGGCGGCGCTGCCCGAGCACGCCGTCGTCATGCACCCCGGGCCGATGAACCGCGGCATGGAGATCACCGCCGAGGTCGCCGACTCCCCGCGCTGCACCGCCGTCGAGCAGGTCGCCAACGGCGTGAGCACCCGGATGGCCGTGCTGTACCTGCTGCTCGGCGGCTCCGAGCCGGCCCTGTCCACACCCCGGCCCGAAAGCGCCGCGAACCGCACCGAGGAGAACCAGTGA
- a CDS encoding dihydroorotase, with product MTTSKTLIRGARLLGGEPRDVLVDGERIAEVGTGLTAAGAREVDADGLVLLPGLVDLHTHLREPGREDSETVLTGTRAAALGGYTAVHAMANTFPVADTAGVVEQVWRLGRESGYCDVQPVGAVTVGLEGRKLAELGAMADSAAQVRVFSDDGKCVDDAVIMRRALEYVKAFDGVVAQHAQEPRLTEGAQMNEGTVSGELGLTGWPAVAEESVIARDVLLAAHVGSRVHICHLSTAGSVEIVRWAKSKGWAVTAEVTPHHLLLTDELVRTYNPVYKVNPPLRTEADVLALRAALADGTIDCVATDHAPHPHEDKDCEWSAAAMGMIGLETALSVVQHTMVDTGLLDWAGVADRMAARPAAIGRLAGHGRPVAEGEPANLVLVDPAYRGTVDPAGFASRSRNTPYQGRELPGKVVATFLRGKATVMDGKLV from the coding sequence GTGACCACCAGCAAGACCCTGATCCGCGGTGCCCGGCTGCTGGGCGGCGAGCCCCGCGACGTCCTCGTCGACGGCGAGCGGATCGCCGAGGTCGGCACCGGCCTGACCGCCGCCGGCGCCCGCGAGGTCGACGCCGACGGGCTGGTGCTGCTGCCCGGCCTGGTCGACCTCCACACCCACCTGCGCGAGCCCGGCCGGGAGGACTCCGAGACGGTCCTCACCGGCACCCGGGCCGCCGCCCTTGGCGGCTACACCGCCGTGCACGCCATGGCCAACACCTTCCCGGTCGCCGACACCGCCGGCGTCGTGGAGCAGGTGTGGCGGCTGGGCCGCGAGTCCGGCTACTGCGACGTCCAGCCGGTCGGCGCGGTCACCGTCGGCCTGGAGGGCAGGAAGCTCGCCGAACTGGGCGCCATGGCCGACTCCGCCGCCCAGGTCCGGGTCTTCTCCGACGACGGCAAGTGCGTGGACGACGCGGTGATCATGCGCCGCGCCCTGGAGTACGTGAAGGCGTTCGACGGCGTCGTCGCCCAGCACGCCCAGGAGCCGCGGCTCACCGAGGGCGCCCAGATGAACGAGGGCACCGTCTCCGGGGAGCTGGGCCTGACCGGCTGGCCGGCCGTCGCCGAGGAGTCGGTCATCGCCCGCGACGTGCTGCTGGCCGCGCACGTCGGCTCGCGGGTGCACATCTGCCACCTGTCCACGGCCGGCTCGGTGGAGATCGTCCGCTGGGCCAAGTCCAAGGGCTGGGCGGTGACCGCCGAGGTCACCCCGCACCACCTGCTGCTCACCGACGAACTGGTGCGCACCTACAACCCGGTCTACAAGGTCAACCCGCCGCTGCGCACCGAGGCGGACGTCCTCGCGCTGCGCGCCGCGCTCGCCGACGGCACCATCGACTGCGTGGCCACCGACCACGCCCCGCACCCCCACGAGGACAAGGACTGCGAGTGGTCCGCGGCCGCCATGGGGATGATCGGGCTGGAGACCGCGCTGTCCGTCGTCCAGCACACCATGGTCGACACCGGCCTGCTGGACTGGGCCGGCGTCGCCGACCGGATGGCCGCCCGCCCCGCCGCCATCGGCCGGCTGGCCGGCCACGGCCGTCCGGTCGCCGAGGGCGAGCCCGCCAACCTGGTGCTGGTCGACCCGGCCTACCGTGGGACGGTCGATCCCGCGGGCTTCGCCTCCCGCAGCCGCAACACCCCCTACCAGGGGCGCGAGCTGCCCGGGAAGGTCGTCGCGACGTTCCTGCGGGGCAAGGCCACGGTCATGGACGGGAAGCTCGTATGA
- a CDS encoding PH-like domain-containing protein, which produces MTISAGHPGVLSAHPAVLAAEGGKHSAHVTHWGDRIGWIIGLLLFVALVYWLMRQGWQWRRTLQSDVPALPQAPQDPGPELLAAEGRYFGTTTAGQWLDRIVAHGLGTRSRVDAVLTEQGLDLRRTAAPGFFVPAAALRGARPDKAIAGKVLPEGGLLVVTWQHGGRLLDTGLRFDDPAEHRRWTDELNRLSPGRADRPGTPSDLSGTPAGTPAGGPAAAPASPAGQHHDKEGAR; this is translated from the coding sequence ATGACGATCTCCGCAGGGCACCCCGGGGTGCTCAGCGCGCACCCCGCGGTCCTCGCCGCCGAGGGCGGCAAGCACTCCGCACACGTCACCCACTGGGGGGACCGGATCGGCTGGATCATCGGCCTGCTCCTGTTCGTCGCCCTGGTGTACTGGCTGATGCGGCAGGGCTGGCAGTGGCGGCGCACCCTCCAGAGCGACGTGCCCGCGCTTCCGCAGGCGCCCCAGGACCCCGGTCCCGAGCTGCTGGCCGCCGAGGGCCGCTACTTCGGCACCACCACCGCCGGGCAGTGGCTGGACCGGATCGTCGCCCACGGCCTGGGCACCCGCAGCCGGGTCGACGCGGTCCTCACCGAGCAGGGCCTGGACCTGCGGCGCACCGCGGCACCCGGGTTCTTCGTGCCCGCCGCCGCGCTGCGCGGAGCCCGCCCGGACAAGGCCATCGCCGGGAAGGTGCTGCCCGAGGGCGGCCTCCTGGTGGTCACCTGGCAGCACGGCGGCAGGCTCCTCGACACCGGCCTGCGCTTCGACGACCCCGCCGAGCACCGCCGCTGGACCGACGAGCTCAACCGGCTGTCACCCGGCCGCGCCGACCGGCCCGGTACCCCCTCCGACCTTTCCGGCACACCCGCCGGAACCCCCGCGGGCGGCCCCGCCGCCGCACCGGCCTCCCCGGCCGGCCAGCACCACGACAAGGAAGGCGCACGATGA
- the carA gene encoding glutamine-hydrolyzing carbamoyl-phosphate synthase small subunit, with amino-acid sequence MTTSARTAEPAVLVLEDGRTFRGRAYGAVGQTLGEAVFSTGMTGYQETLTDPSYHRQVVVMTAPHVGNTGVNDEDPESRRIWVAGYVVRDPARVPSNWRSRRGLGEELADQGVVGISGIDTRALTRHLRERGAMRVGIFSGAALAEDAVLLDRVRQAPEMSGADLSAEVATAEAYTVPAIGTKRFTVAALDLGIKGMTPHRMAERGIEVHVLPATATAEDVYAVQPDGVFLSNGPGDPATADLTVIKAVLERGTPLFGICFGNQLLGRALGFGTYKLKYGHRGINQPVQDRSTGKVEVTAHNHGFAVDAPIDQVSDTPYGRAEVSHVCLNDNVVEGLRLLDRPAFSVQYHPEAAAGPHDAAYLFDRFVSLMEGERA; translated from the coding sequence ATGACCACCTCCGCCCGAACGGCCGAACCAGCCGTACTCGTCCTGGAGGACGGCCGCACCTTCCGCGGCCGTGCGTACGGGGCGGTGGGGCAGACCCTCGGCGAGGCCGTCTTCTCCACCGGCATGACCGGCTACCAGGAGACCCTGACCGACCCGTCCTACCACCGCCAGGTGGTGGTGATGACCGCCCCGCACGTCGGCAACACCGGCGTCAACGACGAGGACCCCGAGTCCCGCCGCATCTGGGTGGCCGGGTACGTCGTCCGCGACCCCGCCCGGGTCCCCTCCAACTGGCGGTCCCGCCGCGGCCTGGGCGAGGAGCTCGCCGACCAGGGCGTCGTCGGCATCAGCGGCATCGACACCCGCGCGCTGACCCGGCACCTGCGCGAGCGCGGCGCCATGCGGGTCGGCATCTTCTCCGGCGCCGCCCTCGCCGAGGACGCGGTGCTGCTGGACCGGGTCCGCCAGGCCCCGGAGATGTCCGGCGCCGACCTCTCCGCCGAGGTCGCCACCGCCGAGGCGTACACCGTCCCGGCGATCGGCACCAAGCGCTTCACCGTCGCCGCCCTGGACCTGGGCATCAAGGGCATGACCCCGCACCGGATGGCCGAGCGCGGCATCGAGGTGCACGTGCTGCCCGCCACCGCCACCGCCGAGGACGTCTACGCCGTCCAGCCCGACGGGGTGTTCCTGTCCAACGGCCCCGGCGACCCCGCCACCGCCGACCTCACCGTCATCAAGGCGGTGCTGGAGCGCGGCACCCCGCTGTTCGGCATCTGCTTCGGCAACCAGCTGCTCGGCCGGGCCCTCGGCTTCGGCACCTACAAGCTGAAGTACGGCCACCGCGGCATCAACCAGCCGGTCCAGGACCGCTCCACCGGCAAGGTGGAGGTCACCGCCCACAACCACGGCTTCGCCGTCGACGCGCCGATCGACCAGGTCAGCGACACCCCGTACGGGCGCGCCGAGGTCAGCCACGTCTGTCTCAACGACAACGTGGTGGAGGGCCTGCGCCTGTTGGACCGCCCCGCGTTCAGCGTCCAATACCACCCCGAGGCAGCGGCCGGCCCGCACGACGCCGCCTACCTGTTCGACCGCTTCGTTTCCCTGATGGAGGGCGAGCGTGCCTAA
- the carB gene encoding carbamoyl-phosphate synthase large subunit: MPKRTDIQSVLVIGSGPIVIGQAAEFDYSGTQACRVLKAEGLRVILVNSNPATIMTDPEIADATYVEPITPEYVEKIIAKERPDALLPTLGGQTALNTAIALHESGALARHGVELIGANVAAIHKGEDRDLFKKVVEEVRRKIGHGESARSVICHTMDDVLAGVDTLGGYPVVVRPSFTMGGAGSGFAHDEEELRRIAGQGLALSPTTEVLLEESILGWKEYELELMRDRHDNVVVVCSIENFDPMGVHTGDSITVAPAMTLTDREYQVLRDVGIAIIREVGVDTGGCNIQFAVNPVDGRVIVIEMNPRVSRSSALASKATGFPIAKIAARLAVGYTLDEIPNDITEQTPASFEPTLDYVVVKVPRFAFEKFPAADSTLTTTMKSVGEAMAIGRNFTEALNKALRSLEKKGSQFDFATPVDPAAKDELLATAARPTDGRINTVMAAIRAGATAEEVFESTRIDPWFVDQLFLIKETADALAEAELLVPELLAEAKRHGFSDAQIAGLRGLREDVVREVRHALGIRPVYKTVDTCAAEFAARTPYFYSSYDEETEVAQRDRPAVIILGSGPNRIGQGIEFDYSCVHASFALSAAGYETVMVNCNPETVSTDYDTSDRLYFEPLTLEDVLEVVHAEEQAGPVAGVIVQLGGQTPLGLAQALKDNGVPVVGTSPEAIHLAEDRGAFGRVLAEAGLPAPKHGTATSFPEAKAIADEIGYPVLVRPSYVLGGRGMEIVYDEARLATYIAESTEISPTRPVLVDRFLDDAIEIDVDALYDGHELYLGGVMEHIEEAGIHSGDSACALPPITLGGHDIKRLRASTEAIAKGVGVRGLINIQFALAGDILYVLEANPRASRTVPFTSKATAVPLAKAAARISLGATVAELRAEGLLPAEGDGGTLPLDAPISVKEAVLPWSRFRDTQGRGVDTVLGPEMRSTGEVMGIDEVFGAAYAKSQAGAYGALPTKGRAFVSVANRDKRALIFPARALIEHGFELLATSGTAEVLRRHGIEAQVVRKQSEGTGPDGEPTVVTLIHEGEIDLIVNTPFGTGGRLDGWEIRTAAVSRGVPCLTTVQALSAAVQGVDALTHGEIGVRSLQEHAARLASSR; encoded by the coding sequence GTGCCTAAGCGCACCGATATCCAGTCCGTCCTGGTCATCGGCTCCGGCCCGATCGTCATCGGCCAGGCCGCTGAGTTCGACTACTCCGGCACCCAGGCGTGCCGGGTCCTCAAGGCCGAGGGCCTCCGGGTCATCCTGGTCAACTCCAACCCGGCGACGATCATGACCGACCCGGAGATCGCCGACGCCACCTACGTCGAGCCGATCACCCCCGAGTACGTCGAGAAGATCATCGCCAAGGAGCGCCCCGACGCCCTGCTGCCCACCCTGGGCGGCCAGACCGCGCTCAACACCGCCATCGCCCTGCACGAGAGCGGCGCCCTGGCCCGCCACGGCGTGGAGCTGATCGGCGCCAACGTCGCCGCCATCCACAAGGGCGAGGACCGCGACCTGTTCAAGAAGGTCGTGGAGGAGGTCCGGCGCAAGATCGGCCACGGCGAGTCCGCCCGCTCGGTGATCTGCCACACCATGGACGACGTGCTGGCCGGCGTCGACACCCTGGGCGGCTACCCGGTCGTGGTCCGCCCCTCCTTCACCATGGGCGGCGCCGGCTCCGGCTTCGCCCACGACGAGGAGGAGCTGCGCCGCATCGCCGGGCAGGGCCTGGCCCTGTCGCCGACCACCGAGGTGCTCCTGGAGGAGTCCATCCTCGGCTGGAAGGAGTACGAGCTGGAGCTGATGCGCGACCGGCACGACAACGTCGTGGTCGTCTGCTCCATCGAGAACTTCGACCCCATGGGCGTGCACACCGGCGACTCCATCACCGTCGCGCCCGCCATGACCCTCACCGACCGCGAGTACCAGGTGCTGCGCGACGTCGGCATCGCCATCATCCGCGAGGTCGGCGTCGACACCGGCGGCTGCAACATCCAGTTCGCGGTCAACCCCGTGGACGGCCGGGTCATCGTCATCGAGATGAACCCCCGCGTGTCCCGCTCCTCCGCGCTGGCCTCCAAGGCGACCGGCTTCCCCATCGCCAAGATCGCCGCCCGCCTCGCCGTCGGCTACACCCTCGACGAGATCCCCAACGACATCACCGAGCAGACCCCGGCCTCCTTCGAGCCCACCCTCGACTACGTGGTCGTGAAGGTGCCGAGGTTCGCGTTCGAGAAGTTCCCGGCCGCCGACTCGACCCTCACCACCACCATGAAGTCGGTCGGCGAGGCCATGGCGATCGGCCGCAACTTCACCGAGGCGCTGAACAAGGCGCTGCGCTCGCTGGAGAAGAAGGGCTCGCAGTTCGACTTCGCCACCCCGGTCGACCCGGCCGCCAAGGACGAGCTGCTGGCGACCGCCGCCCGGCCCACCGACGGCCGGATCAACACCGTCATGGCCGCCATCCGGGCCGGGGCCACCGCCGAGGAGGTCTTCGAGTCCACCCGGATCGACCCGTGGTTCGTCGACCAGCTCTTCCTCATCAAGGAGACCGCCGACGCCCTGGCCGAGGCCGAGCTGCTGGTGCCCGAACTGCTCGCCGAGGCCAAGCGGCACGGCTTCTCCGACGCCCAGATCGCCGGCCTGCGCGGCCTGCGCGAGGACGTCGTCCGCGAGGTCCGGCACGCCCTGGGCATCCGCCCGGTGTACAAGACCGTCGACACCTGCGCCGCCGAGTTCGCCGCCCGCACCCCGTACTTCTACTCGTCCTACGACGAGGAGACGGAGGTCGCCCAGCGCGACCGGCCCGCGGTGATCATCCTGGGCTCCGGGCCCAACCGCATCGGCCAGGGCATCGAGTTCGACTACTCCTGCGTGCACGCCTCCTTCGCGCTGTCGGCCGCCGGGTACGAGACCGTCATGGTCAACTGCAACCCGGAGACCGTCTCCACCGACTACGACACCTCCGACCGGCTCTACTTCGAGCCGCTCACCCTGGAGGACGTCCTGGAGGTCGTGCACGCCGAGGAGCAGGCCGGACCGGTCGCCGGCGTCATCGTCCAGCTCGGCGGGCAGACCCCGCTCGGCCTGGCACAGGCGCTCAAGGACAACGGCGTGCCGGTCGTCGGCACCTCGCCCGAGGCGATCCACCTCGCCGAGGACCGCGGCGCCTTCGGCCGGGTGCTGGCCGAGGCCGGCCTGCCCGCGCCCAAGCACGGCACCGCCACGTCCTTCCCCGAGGCCAAGGCGATCGCCGACGAGATCGGCTACCCGGTGCTGGTGCGCCCCTCCTACGTGCTCGGCGGGCGCGGCATGGAGATCGTCTACGACGAGGCGCGGCTGGCCACCTACATCGCGGAGTCCACCGAGATCAGCCCGACCCGCCCGGTGCTGGTCGACCGGTTCCTCGACGACGCCATCGAGATCGACGTCGACGCCCTCTACGACGGCCACGAGCTGTACCTGGGCGGCGTGATGGAGCACATCGAGGAGGCCGGCATCCACTCCGGCGACTCCGCGTGCGCGCTGCCGCCGATCACCCTGGGCGGCCACGACATCAAGCGGCTGCGCGCCTCCACCGAGGCCATCGCCAAGGGCGTCGGGGTGCGCGGTCTGATCAACATCCAGTTCGCCCTGGCCGGTGACATCCTGTACGTCCTGGAGGCCAACCCGCGCGCCTCCCGGACCGTGCCGTTCACCTCCAAGGCGACCGCCGTCCCGCTGGCCAAGGCCGCCGCCCGCATCTCGCTCGGCGCCACCGTGGCCGAGCTGCGCGCCGAGGGCCTGCTGCCGGCCGAGGGCGACGGCGGCACCCTGCCGCTGGACGCGCCGATCTCCGTCAAGGAGGCCGTGCTGCCCTGGAGCCGGTTCCGCGACACCCAGGGCCGCGGCGTGGACACCGTGCTCGGCCCGGAGATGCGCTCCACCGGCGAGGTCATGGGCATCGACGAGGTCTTCGGCGCCGCCTACGCCAAGTCCCAGGCCGGCGCCTACGGCGCGCTGCCCACCAAGGGCCGCGCGTTCGTCTCGGTCGCCAACCGGGACAAGCGGGCGCTGATCTTCCCCGCCCGGGCGCTGATCGAGCACGGCTTCGAACTGCTGGCCACCTCCGGCACCGCCGAGGTGCTGCGCCGGCACGGCATCGAGGCGCAGGTGGTCCGCAAGCAGAGCGAGGGCACCGGCCCGGACGGCGAGCCCACCGTGGTCACCCTCATCCACGAGGGTGAGATCGACCTCATCGTCAACACGCCCTTCGGCACCGGCGGCCGGCTGGACGGCTGGGAGATCCGCACCGCGGCCGTCTCCCGGGGCGTGCCCTGCCTGACCACCGTCCAGGCGCTGTCCGCGGCGGTGCAGGGCGTCGACGCCCTGACCCACGGCGAGATCGGTGTGCGCTCCCTCCAGGAGCACGCCGCCCGCCTGGCCAGCTCCCGCTGA
- a CDS encoding quinone-dependent dihydroorotate dehydrogenase, whose product MYPLFFRLVFRRMDPERAHHLAFRWIRLAARVPVARTFAAAVLAPRYRELRTEAFGLRMHGPVGLAAGFDKNAAAIDGLAMLGFDHVEIGTVTAQGQPGNPRKRMFRLVSDRALINRMGFNNDGSAAVAARLARRNPVFRTTVGVNIGKTKVVPEHEAAADYVTSTERLAGYADYLVVNVSSPNTPGLRNLQATEALRPLLAAVREAADRAVTGRRVPLLVKIAPDLADEDVDAVADLAVELGLDGIIATNTTIAREGLRAAPELAAEAGGLSGAPLKERSLEVLRRLYARVGDKVTLVGVGGVEDAEDAWQRILAGATLVQGYTAFIYRGPLWMRQVHKGLAARLAASPYATLADAVGAETRKASS is encoded by the coding sequence ATGTACCCGCTCTTCTTCCGCCTCGTCTTCCGCCGCATGGACCCCGAGCGCGCCCACCACCTGGCCTTCCGGTGGATCCGGCTGGCCGCCCGGGTGCCGGTGGCGCGCACGTTCGCCGCGGCCGTGCTGGCACCGCGGTACCGGGAGCTGCGCACCGAGGCGTTCGGCCTGCGGATGCACGGCCCGGTCGGCCTGGCCGCCGGGTTCGACAAGAACGCGGCCGCCATCGACGGCCTGGCCATGCTCGGCTTCGACCACGTGGAGATCGGCACGGTCACCGCGCAGGGCCAGCCCGGCAACCCGCGCAAGCGGATGTTCCGGCTGGTGTCCGACCGGGCGCTGATCAACCGGATGGGCTTCAACAACGACGGCTCCGCCGCGGTCGCCGCCCGCCTGGCACGCCGCAACCCGGTGTTCCGCACCACCGTGGGCGTCAACATCGGCAAGACCAAGGTCGTCCCCGAGCACGAGGCCGCCGCCGACTACGTCACCTCCACCGAGCGGCTGGCGGGGTACGCCGACTACCTGGTCGTCAACGTCTCCTCGCCCAACACCCCCGGCCTGCGCAACCTCCAGGCGACCGAGGCGCTGCGCCCGCTGCTGGCCGCCGTCCGGGAGGCCGCCGACCGCGCCGTCACCGGCCGCCGGGTGCCCCTGCTGGTGAAGATCGCCCCCGACCTCGCCGACGAGGACGTCGACGCGGTCGCCGACCTGGCCGTCGAGCTGGGCCTGGACGGCATCATCGCCACCAACACCACCATCGCCCGCGAGGGCCTGCGCGCCGCCCCCGAGCTGGCCGCCGAGGCGGGCGGCCTGTCCGGCGCGCCGCTCAAGGAGCGCTCCCTGGAGGTGCTGCGCCGCCTGTACGCCCGGGTGGGCGACAAGGTGACACTGGTCGGCGTGGGCGGTGTCGAGGACGCCGAGGACGCCTGGCAGCGCATCCTGGCCGGCGCGACCCTCGTCCAGGGCTACACCGCCTTCATCTACCGCGGCCCGCTGTGGATGCGCCAGGTGCACAAGGGCCTGGCCGCCCGGCTGGCCGCGAGCCCCTACGCCACCCTCGCCGACGCCGTCGGCGCCGAGACCAGGAAGGCCAGCTCATGA
- a CDS encoding integration host factor codes for MALPPLTPEQRAAALQKAAAARRERAEVKNRLKHSGASLHEVIKQGQENDVIGKMKVSALLESLPGVGKVRAKQIMERLGISESRRVRGLGSNQIASLEREFGGTAA; via the coding sequence GTGGCTCTTCCGCCCCTTACCCCTGAACAGCGCGCTGCCGCGCTCCAAAAGGCCGCCGCGGCTCGCCGGGAGCGCGCCGAGGTCAAGAACCGGCTCAAGCACTCCGGCGCTTCGCTGCACGAGGTCATCAAGCAGGGCCAGGAGAACGATGTCATCGGCAAGATGAAGGTCTCCGCCCTGCTGGAGTCCCTGCCCGGTGTCGGCAAGGTCCGTGCCAAGCAGATCATGGAGCGGCTCGGCATCTCCGAGAGCCGCCGGGTCCGCGGTCTGGGCTCGAACCAGATCGCCTCCCTGGAGCGCGAGTTCGGCGGCACCGCCGCCTGA
- the gmk gene encoding guanylate kinase — protein sequence MSSSAVSPGEASHLVAQEASPAPPDRRPRLTVLSGPSGVGKSTVVAHLRGQYPDVWLSVSCTTRRPRPGERDGVQYHFVDDDAFDKLVANGELLEWAEFAGNRYGTPRGAVLDRLAAGDPVLLEIDLQGARQVRESMPDARLVFLAPPSWDELVRRLTGRGTEPPEVIERRLAAARVELAAEEEFDQTLVNTSVEGVAHELLALMNIG from the coding sequence ATGAGCAGCTCTGCAGTCTCCCCGGGGGAGGCCAGCCACCTCGTCGCACAGGAGGCTTCCCCGGCCCCCCCGGACAGACGTCCGCGGCTGACCGTGCTCTCCGGCCCCTCAGGGGTCGGCAAGAGCACGGTCGTCGCCCACCTGCGCGGCCAGTACCCCGACGTATGGCTGTCGGTGTCCTGCACCACGCGCAGACCCCGCCCAGGGGAGCGGGACGGCGTCCAGTACCACTTCGTCGACGACGACGCCTTCGACAAGCTGGTCGCCAACGGCGAACTGCTGGAGTGGGCCGAGTTCGCCGGCAACCGCTACGGCACGCCCCGCGGCGCGGTGCTCGACCGCCTCGCGGCCGGGGACCCCGTCCTGCTGGAGATCGACCTCCAGGGCGCCCGGCAGGTCCGCGAGTCCATGCCCGACGCCCGCCTGGTCTTCCTCGCCCCGCCCAGCTGGGACGAACTCGTGCGCCGGCTCACCGGCCGCGGCACCGAACCGCCCGAGGTGATCGAGCGCCGGCTGGCCGCCGCCCGGGTGGAACTCGCCGCCGAGGAGGAGTTCGACCAGACCCTTGTCAACACCTCCGTCGAGGGCGTAGCGCACGAGCTGCTAGCCTTGATGAACATCGGGTGA